In Molothrus aeneus isolate 106 chromosome 4, BPBGC_Maene_1.0, whole genome shotgun sequence, the following are encoded in one genomic region:
- the BOD1L1 gene encoding biorientation of chromosomes in cell division protein 1-like 1, which translates to MATNPQPPPPPPPPPQQPPPLPGAGAGAGGGAAEPELVSMIVNHLKSQGLFDQFRRDCLADVDTKPAYQNLRQRVDNFVSNHLATHTWSPHLNKNQLRNNIRQQVLKSGMLESGIDRIISQVVDPKINHTFRPQVEKAVHEFLATLNHKEEAGPSTSPSEEKADASVTVQGVSATTPSANVASDAMSILETITSLNQEASAARASTETSNPKNNDRIAKKLSSQQSVDGSTDKERNAEDLPDKEKAICDLSGEGAETLAKCEDLNELLCQSEETKNSAKDANTFTSKDIPQESEDVKSKLLDKSDKKSESSEKSERRKEKKEKLDKKSDHSKKSDDTTKSKEEKQAKESEPVKHFVPEKNSNKHKTTESAKEENMLIDSDMDVLSDITVSSVHTSDLSSFEEESEEEPVISDSTEEGEITSDEEEKSSQSKTKPQELSDGRAKPVRHAYVRKPFLYSKYFSDSDDERTVEQRRQSIAKEKEERLLRRRINRERLEEKRKQKAAEKTKSLKTGNQNAKGKSGLQFEEPSSKSLESKTTGTSIKDVLKEQKFLEKKVALSRKRKRDSRHAEDSCRKKNEPTEDDSKEMQKTNETCEKNSSKELKHNHGKNEICKQLRRLSEWGHSAEESKSDSKAEKEHKRKTSSSLQAEGAQQDNETRDPKKQLDKAEVNTEEPQKQKSISKNEKHPKKDIDTEIQHMRNSAKKEAKSYRDKNEKERTALEDKLPLRHKYKGDGIHKSGEDVELHSFERSLKGEDGGQKHNQQIKVSSDDKCERKSKHRSERKVSVTGKDGKNPSESTLKAEELLRKENRKDRHLLTDKPRAECKTKRSLSDSKPQKDSLSASKQPGSASHRRSESYSEDKHETESTNSDSNVKLEDGVHKDRRRSKSLAEDKILLKSKSKSHSKQFKASETELQELTKQDTGQKLDKDKSMEDNDSDKQHKSRNEDKGLEESGAEFQLASGPQSTQGSQKDFSHRVKVHSGEKGAVKEKYRGDKDLSNSKLERRFSAEGHKSRNLKHSHKEIKKKEESIKLEDKDTKEMDSGHERLSNVTMAVDKKQSKKVSCENRKGSISNQDFLKEEKQSASTTESSQVPALQKATMNNDDSHAGHEEELIELDLKKTKAHEASNIDGKNIQNSLQATDAKCAVKQKGSRSISNKELKHSLADPAACESQFLPAAGKTVEQDTSNKQVGALDSLSKKASMAQGPSKQGAYKTSIVYETSGRTLKNASSKDQASKDSRRPKNLKTVINSNSDDVPLAINSSREDAADAKSMDMDMSDSTDSLGTLSKECHNSDGTSLLEDAFLMKNDTAQVVYMEQDRAVPSSVMKDGDNTIVANSTEKVNEVSRPDGQAMEDSTAGVRRQEDYNEAAKSDGSQKRKLKRKEGNLMSGKTEDHGDVTTKELTRRKGRECLNIDPSTKGERSTIMDSVEKNKVHNTDNMIQSSSVLVPEGVPEESFKGSVIANGQEGTNVIGMDKNESNAVGTSAGSSKLSLLYSSLQKTPASAIGTSTEKITESTAMATSTGGEGAEGTSHSGKDSDATTTCSEESEVTVICTSIEADEGFTTGMWVKRSEDCSSVTGADIGDCTVAAAEEGGGSVVTEGLAESESFLTSTEGEANGDCTMVDAEEGGKDLVNPSGVEIEDSVNSAGTEEKDDAVTSAGSEEKPKTSTCVDTGKLESSVSCLGEMESDGAVTSAGTETGEGSTSGDNSGEFRGNVTAGQVKEHESTVTCTGAEERGHNFIVCSVTGTDTQGEGTVTGACVAVVTDNSATAGTSGDKSEDIVNGESAVTSTGITPEDDAEISAVCTGIEDSNEGFVVCLETEKCESLMDSTRAKEEASITTVSVGLCDDEGFVTSTGSKEEDEEGEDIVSSTGRGNEENEHASTCTGVESESALICISAEEGESSIICIVAEQMEAESGVAGTDTNKLTVDSMTNAEKEANCGTDCRSDKGIVESSVTSASAADEGALAAQTGKHEGTLLPSDAGECEGPMTSAMAMQDKTQFGAEDKRENAMTFFDSRGLDASISSAVPKDEASLTPADREVKVKGDVISTSTVEEAPLHSATDAEEGPLAVARVNESGENSMILIDSEDTVPMPSTATEFKECVNTSSSKQEKDECAMISTSIVEEFEAPMSSAAIEYDGQLPSLKTEEINENTMVSVDMEVYDVPMPSESSRGGDDNSDDGSHPTVSGKEEKDECAMISTSVVEEQVILMSSEVTEEVIQHISDTESKNETLMISTSSAECFEAPMSSVAVQDENKLTASETEGRYEAAMITTSMTEECEIVLISAAPQAESQLIVAGNEGAILSPNASEECRVVETTATVDEQFGLTAFNADGKNKGSVIIVGECGAPVLRVATDSEDQHTASNVEDKEEGPVITLSTMEECDSLFTFTVIEESQLPAESTEVKDKSEEIFDTANQIECILSTTGPEKNENSLLVTGRENETPESGVRTESAASQATVDSEITEADENAVNLMSVDEALCVEISTETAESPSPEAGGDDEQAEDVLHEDVTSELSSTISEAAKESEAVKNVNYQLNSNVLLESDSPEIRTSLPKTEALSLVSVNEVTVNTNHGEVTIEAELGKKRDLTSLHVEKLHDSDDKTNLVKTGDTGTEVTFQKSNATFNSGNNAALPKPTEELESTLRTDKPESARSEEGCVDLQSKELQKDALQKNIPLERETSHVENSATQITEEHRSRGNQYKSPETMDEKKCNQQIAQDVLKDDEQSQCSKMKPGNIKEVISGDAAEVSKEIDVTQTPPRSTVEEKDELNFEQEISEKKKHSPESNENSPEENQPVVVKRKRGRPRKYPLEAVQPGGGESKADMSTGNLQSPTSASRGKTPQTGTDISNKKETTNEDEAEKAELVVRKRGRKPRRSLVQSEETETLEPEKKRRKLTSSEDELKEQEEGEEEDGEEDDDTHSGATTRSATRLEAQRKKASKPTTRATSKGSSPSSVSPRKRQKLAAKKRYPSDTKINKSPPLTQLKMQSAKRKREDSPTVVRRKGQQKAEETPLKKAKR; encoded by the exons atGGCCACCAACCCccagcccccgccgcccccgccgccgccccctcagcagccgccgccgctgccgggggccggggccggcgcggggggcggcgcGGCCGAGCCCGAGCTGGTCTCCATGATCGTTAACCACCTCAAGAGCCAGGGGCTCTTCGACCAGTTCCGCCGCGACTGCTTGGCCGACGTGGACACCAAG CCTGCCTACCAGAATTTGAGACAGCGCGTTGACAACTTTGTTTCCAACCACTTGGCAACTCATACCTGGAGTCCTCATCTCAACAAGAACCAGCTGAGAAATAACATTAGACAGCAGGTTCTCAA GTCTGGAATGTTGGAATCGGGAATTGACAGAATTATTTCTCAGGTTGTGGACCCAAAGATCAACCACACATTCAGACCTCAGGTGGAAAAAGCTGTCCATGAATTTTTAGCCACATTGAATCACAAAGAGGAGGCAGGCCCCAGTACGTCTCCAAGTGAGGAGAAAGCAGATGCTTCTGTTACAGTACAAG GTGTCTCTGCTACAACTCCAAGTGCTAATGTAGCTAGTGATGCAATGTCCATTTTGGAAACAATAACTTCTCTTAATCAAGAAGCAAGTGCTGCCAGGGCTTCAACAGAGACCTCCAATCCCAAGAACAATGACAGAATTGCAAAAAAACTCTCATCTCAGCAGAGTGTGGATGGTAGCACTGATAAAGAGAGAAATGCAGAGGACTTGCCAGACAAAGAGAAAGCAATTTGTGACCTTTCTGGAGAAGGGGCTGAAACACTTGCAAAGTGTGAAGATTTAAATGAGCTTCTCTGCCAaagtgaagaaacaaaaaattcagCTAAGGATGCTAATACGTTTACAAGTAAAGATATTCCACAGGAAAGTGAAGATGTGAAGAGTAAATTATTGGATAAATCTGACAAGAAATCAGAGAGCagtgaaaaaagtgaaagaagaaaagaaaagaaggaaaagcttgACAAGAAATCTGATCATTCAAAGAAAAGCGATGATACTACAAagtcaaaagaagaaaagcaagcaaaagaGTCGGAGCCAGTGAAACACtttgttccagaaaaaaatagcaataaacATAAAACAACTGAAAGTGCTAAAGAAG AAAACATGTTAATAGATTCAGATATGGATGTACTCAGTGACATCACGGTCAGCTCTGTCCACACCAGTGATCTTTCTTCCTTTGAAGAGGAGAGTGAAGAGGAGCCTGTAATTTCTGACAGTACTGAAGAGGGGGAGATCACATCAG atgaagaggagaaaagcagtCAGAGTAAGACGAAGCCGCAGGAGCTGAGCGACGGGAGAGCCAAGCCTGTGCGCCACGCGTACGTGCGCAAGCCATTCCTGTACTCCAAGTACTTCAGTGACTCTGACGATGAGCGAACCGTGGAGCAGCGCCGGCAGTCCATT gccaaagaaaaagaagagagactCCTCAGAAGACGAATTAACAGAGAGAGACTGGAAGAAAAACGTAAACAGAAGGCTGCAGAAAAGACAAAATCCCTAAAAACTGGAAATCAGAATGCTAAAG gaaaaagtGGCTTGCAATTCGAAGAACCTTCATCAAAAAGTCTAGAGTCAAAAACAACTGGTACCAGCATTAAGGATGTGCttaaagaacagaaatttttggaaaaaaaagtggccttgagcagaaaaagaaaaagagattcaAG GCATGCTGAAGAtagctgcagaaagaaaaatgagccAACTGAAGATGATTCTAAAGAGATGCAAAAGACAAATGAG acctgtgaaaaaaattcttccaaagAATTGAAGCACAAtcatggaaaaaatgaaatctgtaaACAACTTAGAAGACTTTCGGAATGGGGGCATTCAGCTGAGGAAAGCAAAAGTGAttctaaagcagaaaaagaacacaaaagaaaaacttcCTCTTCTCTTCAGGCTGAAGGAGCTCAGCAGGACAATGAAACAAGGGATCCAAAAAAACAATTGGATAAAGCAGAAGTCAATACTGAAGAACCACAGAAGCAAAAATCCATATCTAAGaatgaaaaacaccccaaaaaagaTATTGACACAGAAATTCAACATATGAGAAATTCTGCCAAAAAAGAAGCCAAGTCTTacagagataaaaatgaaaaggaaagaactgCTTTAGAAGATAAACTTCCTTTAAGGCACAAATATAAAGGAGATGGTATTCACAAGTCAGGTGAAGATGTTGAACTTCATTCATTTGAGCGAAGTTTGAAAGGAGAGGATGGTGGCCAGAAACATAATCAACAAATAAAGGTTTCCTCAGATGacaaatgtgaaagaaaaagcaaacaccGAAGTGAACGGAAAGTGTCAGTAAcagggaaagatggaaaaaacccTTCTGAATCAACCTTAAAAGCTGAAGAATTGCTGcggaaggaaaacagaaaagacagaCATCTCTTAACAGACAAACCAAGAGCAGAATGCAAGACCAAAAGGTCCTTGAGTGATTCTAAGCCACAGAAGGATTCCCTAAGTGCCTCAAAACAACCTGGTTCAGCATCACACAGAAGGAGTGAAAGCTACTCAGAAGATAAACATGAAACAGAATCAACTAACTCTGATAGTAATGTAAAACTTGAAGATGGTGTTCATAAAGATAGACGAAGATCTAAGAGCCTTGCAGAAGACAAGATTTTGTTAAAGTCCAAGTCCAAGAGTCATAGTAAACAGTTCAAAGCATCTGAAACAGAATTACAGGAATTAACAAAACAAGACACTGGACAGAAGCTAGACAAAGATAAGAGCATGGAAGACAATGATTCGGATAAACAGCACAAATCCAGGAATGAAGATAAAGGTTTGGAGGAGAGTGGTGCTGAGTTTCAGCTTGCAAGTGGCCCACAGTCAACTCAGGGATCACAAAAAGACTTTAGTCACAGAGTTAAGGTACATTCTGGAGAAAAAGGAGCTGTAAAAGAGAAATACAGAGGTGATAAAGACTTAAGTAATTCCAAACTAGAAAGAAGGTTCTCTGCTGAAGGTCATAAAAGCAGAAACTTAAAGCACAGCCAcaaggaaataaagaagaaggaagagagcATCAAATTAGAAGATAAAGATACTAAAGAAATGGATAGTGGGCATGAAAGATTATCTAATGTCACAATGGCAGTGgataaaaaacaaagcaagaaagtCTCCTGTGAAAATAGGAAAGGCAGTATATCAAACCAAGATTTCCTTAAGGAGGAAAAGCAATCAGCTAGCACAACTGAAAGCAGCCAGGTTCCAGCCCTTCAAAAGGCAACTATGAATAATGATGACTCACATGCTGGTCATGAAGAAGAGCTGATTGAACttgatttgaaaaaaacaaaagcacacGAAGCATCTAACATTGATGGGAAAAACATTCAAAACTCTCTCCAAGCCACAGATGCCAAGTGTGCAGTAAAACAGAAAGGATCTCGTTCTATTTCAAATAAGGAGTTAAAACACAGCTTGGCAGATCCTGCAGCTTGTGAATCACAgtttctgcctgcagctggaaaaaCTGTTGAACAAGATACTTCTAATAAACAAGTTGGTGCCTTAGACTCTTTGTCCAAAAAAGCTTCCATGGCTCAAGGTCCCAGTAAACAAGGGGCTTATAAGACAAGTATTGTGTATGAAACAAGTGGTAGAACCTTAAAGAATGCATCCAGTAAGGATCAGGCTTCAAAAGACAGCAGAAGACcaaagaatttaaaaactgtGATAAATTCTAATTCAGATGATGTTCCTTTAGCAATTAATTCTTCAAGAGAAGATGCTGCTGATGCAAAGTCCATGGATATGGATATGTCAGATTCTACAGATTCTTTAGGTACCTTGTCTAAAGAATGCCACAATTCAGATGGGACTTCCTTATTGGAAGATGCTTTCCTTATGAAGAATGATACAGCACAGGTTGTGTACATGGAGCAAGATCGTGCAGTGCCAAGCTCTGTCATGAAAGATGGTGATAACACCATCGTGGCAAACAGTACGGAAAAAGTGAATGAGGTGTCCCGGCCTGATGGACAGGCAATGGAAGACAGTACAGCTGGGGTGCGTAGGCAAGAAGATTACAATGAAGCAGCAAAGTCAGATGGCTCTCaaaaaaggaagttaaaaagaaaagagggaaactTGATGTCTGGCAAAACTGAAGATCATGGAGATGTAACAACAAAAGAACTtacaagaagaaaaggaagagagtgCTTGAATATAGATCCTTCCACAAAGGGAGAAAGAAGCACAATAATGGATAGTGTGGAAAAGAATAAGGTGCATAACACTGATAATATGATCCAGTCTTCCTCTGTTTTAGTGCCTGAAGGAGTTCCTGAGGAAAGTTTCAAAGGCTCTGTTATAGCCAATGGGCAAGAAGGGACTAATGTGATTGGCATGgacaaaaatgaaagcaatgcTGTAGGTACCAGTGCAGGAAGTAGTAAACTTAGTTTGTTGTATAGCAGCCTACAAAAAACTCCTGCCAGTGCAATAGGAACTAGCACAGAAAAGATCACTGAGAGCACTGCAATGGCAACTAGTacaggaggagaaggtgctgagGGTACATCACATTCTGGAAAGGACAGTGATGCTACAACCACTTGCTCAGAAGAAAGTGAGGTGACAGTAATCTGCACAAGCATAGAAGCTGATGAAGGTTTCACAACAGGCATGTGGGTAAAACGTAGTGAGGACTGCAGTTCTGTCACAGGAGCAGATATTGGTGACTGTACTGTTGCAGCAGCCGAAGAAGGTGGTGGCAGTGTTGTCACTGAAGGATTAGCAGAAAGTGAAAGCTTCCTAACAAGTACAGAAGGAGAAGCAAATGGTGACTGTACCATGGTTGATGCAGAAGAAGGTGGTAAGGACTTAGTGAACCCAAGTGGAGTAGAAATTGAAGACAGTGTAAATAGTGCTGGGACAGAGGAAAAAGATGATGCTGTGACTAGTGCAGGCTCTGAAGAAAAGCCAAAGACCTCAACTTGTGTAGATACAGGCAAATTGGAAAGCTCTGTGTCCTGCTTAGGTGAAATGGAGAGCGATGGAGCTGTAACTAGTGCAGGGACAGAAACAGGTGAAGGGTCAACCAGTGGTGATAATTCAGGTGAATTTAGGGGCAATGTTACAGCTGGCCAAGTAAAAGAACATGAAAGTACTGTGACTTGCACAGGTGCAGAAGAAAGAGGTCATAACTTCATTGTCTGTTCTGTGACTGGTACGGATACCCAAGGAGAAGGCACTGTAACTGGTGCATGTGTTGCAGTGGTCACAGACAACAGTGCCACAGCTGGAACTAGCGGTGACAAATCTGAGGATATTGTAAATGGTGAAAGTGCAGTGACCAGCACAGGCATAACCCCAGAAGATGACGCTGAAATTTCAGCTGTCTGCACAGGGATAGAAGACAGCAATGAGGGATTTGTAGTTTGtttagaaactgaaaaatgtgaaagtCTAATGGACAGTACAAGGGCAAAGGAAGAAGCCAGTATCACTACAGTCAGTGTAGGTCTGTGTGATGATGAAGGTTTTGTGACTAGTACAGGCTCAAAAGAAGAGGATGAAGAAGGTGAGGACATCGTGAGCAGTACAGGaagaggaaatgaagaaaatgagcaCGCTTCTACTTGTACAGGAGTGGAAAGTGAAAGTGCACTAATTTGTATCAGTGCAGAAGAAGGTGAAAGTTCCATTATCTGCATAGTTGCTGAACAAATGGAAGCTGAGTCAGGAGTGGCTGGCACAGATACAAATAAGCTTACTGTCGACAGCATGACAAATGCAGAGAAAGAAGCTAATTGTGGCACAGACTGCAGAAGTGATAAAGGCATTGTTGAAAGCAGTGTGACCAGTGCAAGTGCTGCAGATGAGGGTGCCTTAGCTGCACAGACAGGAAAGCATGAAGGTACCTTGCTTCCCTCAGATGCTGGGGAATGTGAGGGTCCCATGACTAGTGCTATGGCCATGCAAGATAAGACACAGTTTGGTGCTGAAGATAAACGTGAGAATGCCATGACTTTCTTTGACAGCAGAGGACTTGATGCCTCTATAAGTAGTGCAGTTCCAAAGGATGAGGCTTCTCTTACTCCTGCTGACAGAGAAGTAAAGGTAAAAGGTGATGTCATCTCTACCAGCACAGTGGAAGAGGCTCCTTTACATTCAGCCACAGATGCTGAAGAGGGTCCACTTGCTGTTGCAAGAGTAAATGAAAGTGGGGAAAACTCTATGATCTTAATAGACTCTGAAGACACAGTGCCTATGCCCAGCACAGCTACAGAGTTTAAAGAGTGTGTGAATACTTCCAGCAGTAAGCAGGAGAAAGATGAGTGTGCTATGATTTCCACCAGTATTGTGGAGGAATTTGAGGCTCCTATGTCAAGTGCAGCTATTGAATATGATGGTCAGCTCCCCTcactgaaaacagaagaaataaatgagaATACCATGGTTTCCGTAGATATGGAGGTGTATGACGTTCCCATGCCTAGTGAATCCAGCAGAGGAGGAGATGATAACAGTGATGATGGAAGTCACCCAACTGTtagtgggaaggaagaaaaggatgaGTGTGCCATGATCTCCACAAGTGTTGTTGAAGAACAAGTAATCCTAATGTCAAGTGAAGTCACAGAAGAGGTGATTCAACATATCTCAGACACGGAGTCAAAGAATGAAACATTAATGATCTCTACAAGTTCAGCAGAATGTTTTGAAGCTCCTATGTCTAGTGTAGCTGTGCAAGATGAAAACAAACTCACTGCTTCAGAAACAGAAGGAAGATACGAAGCTGCTATGATCACCACAAGCATGACAGAAGAATGTGAGATAGTCTTGATCAGTGCAGCACCACAAGCTGAAAGTCAGCTCATTGTAGCAGGAAATGAAGGTGCCATTCTCTCTCCAAATGCATCAGAGGAATGTAGGGTGGTGGAGACCACTGCAACTGTAGATGAACAGTTTGGACTAACTGCTTTCAATGCAGATGGGAAAAACAAAGGTTCTGTGATTATTGTGGGAGAATGTGGAGCTCCTGTGCTAAGAGTTGCAACTGACAGTGAAGATCAACACACTGCTTCAAATGTAGAAGATAAGGAGGAGGGGCCAGTGATCACTCTGAGCACAATGGAAGAATGTGATAGTCTCTTCACCTTCACAGTCATAGAAGAAAGTCAACTTCCTGCTGAGAGCACAGAAGTGAAAGAcaaaagtgaagaaatttttgatACTGCTAACCAGATTGAATGCATCCTTTCAACTACAGGCCCAGAAAAAAACGAGAATTCTTTGCTTGTTACTGGAAGAGAGAACGAGACACCTGAGAGTGGGGTGAGAACAGAATCAGCAGCATCTCAGGCCACAGTAGACAGTGAAATCACAGAAGCGGATGAAAATGCAGTGAACCTCATGAGTGTAGATGAGGCCCTTTGCGTGGAGATTAGTACAGAGACTGCTGAGAGCCCTTCCCCAGAGGCAGGTGGGGATGATGAGCAAGCAGAAGATGTTTTGCACGAGGACGTCACATCAGAACTCTCCAGTACGATTTCAGAAGCAGCAAAAGAGAGTGAAGCTGTAAAGAATGTAAACTATCAATTAAATTCAAATGTACTTCTAGAAAGTGACTCACCTGAAATAAGGACTTCCCTGCCTAAGACAGAGGCTCTTTCCTTAGTTTCTGTAAATGAAGTGACTGTGAACACCAACCATGGTGAAGTAACAATAGAAGCAGAACTAGGGAAGAAAAGGGACCTCACTTCGTTGCATGTAGAAAAGCTACATGACAGTGATGACAAAACCAACTTGGTCAAAACAGGTGATACTGGCACTGAAGTTACTTTTCAGAAAAGTAATGCAACCTTTAATTCAG GCAATAATGCAGCCTTACCAAAGCCAACAGAAGAACTAGAAAGTACCTTGAGAACTGACAAG CCTGAAAGTGCGAGAAGTGAAGAAGGATGTGTGGATCTTCAGTCTAAAGAATTGCAAAAAG atgCGCTGCAGAAGAATATTcctttggaaagagaaacttCTCAT GTGGAAAACTCAGCTACTCAGATAACTGAAGAACATAGATCTAGAGGAAATCAATATAAGTCTCCAGAAACAatggatgaaaaaaaat GCAACCAGCAGATTGCTCAGGATGTGCTAAAAGATGATGAACAAAGTCAGTGTTCCAAAATGAAACCTGGTAACATCAAG GAAGTTATTTCAGGTGATGCAGCAGAAGTGTCCAAAGAAATTGATGTAACACAAACACCTCCTAGAAGTACTGTGGAAGAAAAAG ATGAACTTAACTTTGAACAGGaaatatctgaaaagaaaaagcacagtcCAGAATCGAATGAAAATTCTCCAGAG gaaaatcaGCCTGTAGTAGTGAAACGCAAAAGGGGACGACCTCGTAAATACCCTCTTGAAGCAGTACAGCCTGGTG GTGGGGAGTCAAAAGCTGATATGAGCACTGGGAAT ctgcAGTCTCCTACCTCTGCAAGTAGAGGGAAAACACCTCAAACAG